In Burkholderia sp. WP9, a genomic segment contains:
- a CDS encoding CbiX/SirB N-terminal domain-containing protein, with protein MAMHGIVLFGHGARDVRWREPFERLAVKLREASAGARPVALAFLELMEPDLPSALGELVAQGCDVVTVVPVFFGQGGHVRQDLPLVIERCQALHPSVLIKCAVAVGENEAVLDAVAQYCLRQV; from the coding sequence ATGGCTATGCACGGTATCGTTCTGTTTGGGCATGGCGCTAGGGATGTGCGGTGGCGGGAGCCGTTTGAGCGGTTGGCTGTCAAGTTGCGGGAGGCTTCTGCTGGCGCACGGCCAGTGGCGTTGGCGTTTCTTGAGTTGATGGAGCCGGATTTGCCTTCGGCTTTGGGTGAGCTTGTCGCTCAGGGCTGTGATGTGGTTACCGTTGTGCCGGTGTTTTTTGGGCAAGGTGGGCACGTTAGGCAGGATCTGCCTCTTGTCATTGAGCGATGCCAGGCGTTGCATCCTTCTGTTCTCATTAAATGCGCTGTTGCTGTGGGTGAGAATGAGGCGGTTTTGGATGCTGTGGCTCAGTATTGTCTGCGGCAGGTTTGA